The window CTGGAGACTGTttgtgcatttctttcttttttttttttttttttttaatttttaatgtttatttttgagagagggagacacagaatccaaggcaggccccaggctccaagctgtcagcacagagccggatgtggggctcgaacccacaaaccataagatcatgacctgagccgaagtcggacgctcgacccactgagccccccaggcgcccctgttagtgCGTTTCTAAAGCAAGCAGATATATATACCTGCCCTGGGCCTTTTTGATATAATCGgagcatgtcatttttttttctcccctgttcTACCCAGCAGGTTCTAGTGTTTTCCCTTTTTACAGAGGGGGAAATGAATCAGAGCAAAGCTGTGTGCCTTGGCCAGGGTAGAGCCAGGGGATTTGAACCCTCGTCTGATGGTTCCAGGTAGTTCTGTGCTACCCCATCCACCATCAGATAAAGAACGAAATAGAGGCTCTGTTTACAAGGTGCTGGATAACTAGTCTGTTGTCTCTACTGAACCTAAAAACCACTTTGAGAGTGTTGTGGGTTCCACTGTGTCCCCTCAAAAGAAGATGTGTTGGGATCAcagcccccaggacctcagaacgtgaccttatttggagacagggtctgtATGGAGGTATCCAAGTGAAAGTGAGGGCAGCAGGGTAGACCCTACTCTGGTATGACTGGAGTCCTTGTAGAGAGGGAGGTGAGGACAACAGACAGATGctgagggaagagacagaaggcagacaGTTGTTTACGGGCGGGGAGAGACCCAGGAACAGATTGTCCCTCACGGTCCTCAAAAGGAGACAATCCTGAGACCCGCTGATCCTGGACTCCCCGCCTCCAGAGCTGGGACGCAGTATGTTTCCGTGGCCCGTTGTTACGCGGCCCTAGCTGACTGATACAGGGAGGAGGGTGCTGTTATTCGTCCcgttttacagacaaggagacAGGCCCAGGGAGGGACGGCCGCTTgtgcctgtggagaggcagggctgggaatCGGCTGCCTGCTGAGCTGGAGTTCCCACGCGTAACCCCCCAGTTTCAGGCCCCGAGGCCCTGCAGATGTGGCCTCTTCCCTTTTCAGAAAACGTCTCTGAGCTGCAGGTGGGGCGTGTCTGTTTTCAGAATATAGCAAACTGGTTTGAGATCGCAGTCTCTTCATGgttgtggaggccagaagtccaggaTCGAGGTGTCAGCAGGGTGGCACTGTTCCTGAGACAGGACAGTCCCTCCTGcgtcttccagcttctggaggtggCCCTCGGTCCTCGCAGGCGCATCGCTCAGTCTCTGCCTCCGTCCCCACAGCACATTCCCCCCGCGGGTTGCTGTCTGAGTCCTCTTGGTTTAGGGCCCCATGATGACCTTATCTTAACTAGATAACTTTTGCAAAGACTCTGTGCAAAATCAGGCTGTGTTCCCAGACTCCGGCTGGGTGTGAATGTCTGGGGGACAATGgtcagcccagggcagggggtgCTGTCCCCCCAGCTGCGCTCGTGCTTCACGCAGGCGTGGGACTGACGCGTTTGCCCTCACCCCTGTCCTCCAGAGAAAGAGCGCGTGCACATCCTGATCAACAACGCGGCTGTGATGCGGTGCCCCCATTGGACCACCGAGGACGGCTTCGAGATGCAGTTTGGTGTTAACCACCTGGGTGAGGCCTCGGGCTGTGGGCTATGTGGGGTCAACGTCGGCCTGGGATGTGAATGGGGTCCTCTGTGGGTCCTCCTCACTCTCAAGGGTAGCTGGGCGGCCACTGTGGGGTCACCGGCAGCTCAGGGAGTTGCCTGCTGACAGCCGGGTGCTCCGCCAGTCCTTCAGATCGGTCATCCGTCTCGGCCTTTTGACCCCTTGTCTGTCCTCCAGTCTGTCTGTCCTTCAGTTACTCTGTCCACCTGTTGTCACCCTGAATGCAACAGGGGTTCCCTTAGCAAGGGCGAGGAGGAACTAGGTACTGGGCAGGTGCCAGtcactggattagggcccaccctcatgacctcatttttaCTTGATTGCCTCTGCGAAGAcccctgtctccaaataagaCCACATGCCGAGGTCTTGGAGGGTCATAACTCACGTGACAATCACTCGGTGTCCTATTGGCTGGGGCCCAGTCACATGACCGATGCCAGTGCAaggaagtctgggaaatgtagtccttcACCGGGCAGCCCTGGGCAGAGCCGAAAATTCTATCGCTGAAGGAGAAATGGAGGAAGGATTTGGGGAGACGGAAGGCGGTCCGTCCCCCAACCGACCTCATAGGATTCGTGCAGAGCTTGATGTTGGGCTGGATCTTTCTTTCCTGCGGGGCCGCCCTGCTCGCTACAGGACGTTTATTTAGGAGCGTGCCTGGCTGGCCTCCACCCGCCCGATGGCCAGAGcacctcccttttctctctgcagtTGTGACGACCACAACCTCTAGGTGTTGCCAGAGGTCCCCTGGGGGATGGATCTGGCCCCTGTCCAGAGCCACGGGTTCCTGGGAGGGTCACACAAGGTAATGTTTTCAGTACGGTCCTACGTGCCAGGTAAGGATTCAGGGAAAATTGCCTTTTTGTTGTCCTGCATCCAGGTCACTTTCTCTTGACGAACTTGCTGCTGGACACACTGAAAGCCTCGGCCCCTTCGCGGATCGTCAACCTCTCGTCCTTGGCCCACGTCGCAGGTCACATGGACTTTGATGACTTGAACTGGGAGGAGAGGACGTACGACACTAAAGCGGCTTACTGCCAGAGCAAGCTGGCCGTCGTCCTGTTTACCAAGGAGCTGAGCCGGCGGCTGCAGGGTACGTGTGTGGCGAGCCTCGctggcctctctcttcctctagcTCTGCGCCTGGAACAGCCCTCCTGTGACGCTGGGCCCATGGGAGGCCAAGCACGGGTCCCAGAACAGAGTAGGTGGACGCGGGACACGCACGGCACCATGTTCACTGGTGCCCGAAGCCGACGTCACTGATCCATCGTGGCATCCTCCCCGGCTCATCCTGCACCGGCACCTAAGCCTTCGGTGCTCTGGGCTAGCGGTCCTCAACCGTGGGTGAGTCGGAACCCCTGGAGACGTTCGGCAGTATCTGAAGACCGTTGgggcagtggaggtggggggagcattGCTGCTGGCATGCAGCCGCCCAGCCTCCTGCCGCGGACGGGATGAAGAACGATCTGACCTCAGTGTCCAGGGGGCCGAAGTCGGAAGGTCCGCCCTGTGCCCTTGCTTCTCAGAGAGCATCCGTGGACCAGCCACGTCCGTTCAGCCAGGAGCTGGCTGTAACTAgcctctcaggccccaccccgaGCCACCGCCTCAGATttctgaggggctgggggggtggagCCCGGCAGCTGGGGGCTCTCAGGCCCTCCGGGGGATTTTCACGTACGTTCAGGTTCGGGAGGCCCTGCTCTAGGCAGTTACGTGACAGAGCTGCTTTGCAAGATGAAACCACTTGCTGTGGAAGTTTCCGAGCAAGGGGGGGGTGATGTGGATTCAAGGGGAGGACGCGGAATGGGATGGCCCTGGAGCCGAGGGCGGGCGGCATCAGCCTTCCAGGTGGGGCGTGAACCTGGTGTCTGCTCACCCCCAcgtccctctccttccctctcccgtCAGGCACGGGTGTGACTGTCAACGCTCTGCACCCCGGCGTGGCCAGGACGGAGCTGGGCAGACACACGGGCATGCACAGCTCTGCCTTCTCCAGCTTCACGCTCGGTAAGCCCCCTCCTGGCCTGCGGGCCCTTAGCCGAACCCCTGCCCGCCCCGCCTGGGGCCCAGCTCCCTTCAGCGTATCAGTCAGACcctgcagagaaacagaataagATATATGCAGATGCTCGGAGAGACCTGTCTTGAGGGATCGGCCCGTGCATTtacggaggctgagaagtccccgTGATCTGCCCTCTGTctgctggaggcccaggagaggTGGTGGTGTATCCCGGTCCAAACCCAGAGGCCTGTCAACCAGGGGAGCCCTGGTGTCAGTCCCAGCCCGAAGGCCAGGGGCCCTGGTGTCTGAGGGCAGGAGac is drawn from Felis catus isolate Fca126 chromosome E2, F.catus_Fca126_mat1.0, whole genome shotgun sequence and contains these coding sequences:
- the RDH13 gene encoding retinol dehydrogenase 13 isoform X2, which translates into the protein MEKCEAAARDIRRETLNHHVSAWHLDLASLKSIREFAAKITEEKERVHILINNAAVMRCPHWTTEDGFEMQFGVNHLGHFLLTNLLLDTLKASAPSRIVNLSSLAHVAGHMDFDDLNWEERTYDTKAAYCQSKLAVVLFTKELSRRLQGTGVTVNALHPGVARTELGRHTGMHSSAFSSFTLGPIFWLLVKSPQLAAQPSTYLAVAEELEGVSGKYFDGFKEKPPAPEAEDEEVAQRLWAESARLVGLELSGGSSPQ